In Cyprinus carpio isolate SPL01 chromosome B7, ASM1834038v1, whole genome shotgun sequence, a genomic segment contains:
- the LOC109087070 gene encoding carnitine O-palmitoyltransferase 1, liver isoform-like has protein sequence MAEAHQAVAFQFTVGPDGIDLQLSHEALRQVYLSGVHSWKNKFIRFKNGILNGVYPGSAPGFMLVLAGYLGRAHYLKVDPSLGLLVKLGRHVPVSRYMSTQKQMLVGGVMVGTGLWIAIIFSMKTVLKSLLSWHGWMFAPHGKMTWQIRLWLMLVKIFSGMQTPMLYSFQNSLPHLPVPSVKETMRRYLESVQPLLSDEEHRRMQSLALDFEKNLGPKLQWYLKLKSWWATNYVSDWWEEYIYLRGRGPIMVNSNYYAMDFIYAFPTHLQAARAGNVIHAIMLYKRKLDQAQIKPLMLQNTIPMCSSQYERMFNTSRIPGIETDTVQHMSDSRHIVVYHQGRYFKVWMYYDGRLLLPREIEQQMERILADTSEPQPGEETLAALTAGDRVPWACARNAYLRHGKNKKSLDTVEKAAFFVTLDDTEQRYDPANPVESLDHYAKSLLHGKCYDRWFDKSINLIVFKNGTMGLNTEHSWADAPIVGHLWEQVLSMDPVKLGYTADGHCRGEPHPNLPGPQRLQWNIPPECQTMIANSLSVAVALANDVDSHIIPFSDFGKGLIKKCKISPDAFIQLALQLAHYRDKGKFCLTYEASMTRLFREGRTETVRSCTMESCAFVRAMINNKTREEKLRLLTQAAEKHQQMYRLAMTGQGIDRHLFCLYVVSKYLGQDSPFLQEVLSEPWRLSTSQTPFQQGELFDLVNHPEYVTTGGGFGPVADDGYGVAYVIVGEKLINFHISSKCSSPETDSHRFGNNIRQAMLDMLNLFQLDKRNLK, from the exons ATGGCAGAAGCTCATCAGGCTGTGGCCTTTCAGTTCACTGTCGGCCCTGATGGCATTGACCTTCAGCTCAGTCATGAGGCCCTTCGGCAGGTCTACCTCTCCGGTGTTCACTCCTGGAAGAATAAATTCATTCGCTTTAAG AATGGGATTTTGAATGGTGTTTACCCAGGGAGTGCACCAGGGTTCATGCTGGTGTTGGCAGGGTACTTGGGAAGAGCTCATTATTTAAAAGTGGACCCTTCTTTAGGCCTGCTCGTCAAACTTGGCAGACATGTCCCAGTCAG TAGGTACATGTCTACACAAAAGCAGATGTTAGTTGGGGGTGTCATGGTGGGCACGGGTCTGTGGATTGCCATCATATTCAGCATGAAGACTGTCCTGAAGAGTCTGCTGTCTTGGCACGGCTGGATGTTTGCTCCCCATGGCAAAATGACCTGGCAAATTCGACTATGGCTG ATGCTAGTGAAGATATTTTCTGGCATGCAAACACCAATGCTGTACAGCTTCCAGAACTCTCTCCCTCATTTACCTGTGCCATCTGTGAAGGAAACCATGAGAAGA TATCTTGAGTCAGTTCAACCACTGCTGAGCGACGAGGAACACCGAAGAATGCAGAGTCTTGCACTTGATTTTGAGAAGAACCTTGGACCAAAACTTCAGTGGTACCTCAAGCTGAAGTCTTGGTGGGCCACTAATTAT gtCAGTGACTGGTGGGAAGAATATATCTACTTGAGAGGTCGTGGGCCAATCATGGTTAACAGCAACTATTACGCAATG GACTTTATTTATGCCTTTCCTACACATCTGCAAGCAGCAAGAGCCGGCAATGTCATTCATGCAATCATGCTTTACAAGAGGAAGCTGGACCAGGCTCAAATCAAGCCG CTCATGCTTCAAAACACCATCCCTATGTGCTCGTCCCAATATGAGCGCATGTTCAACACCAGTCGCATCCCAGGCATAGAAACAG ACACAGTTCAGCACATGTCTGACAGCAGGCATATTGTGGTGTATCACCAAGGCCGTTACTTTAAAGTATGGATGTATTATGATGGGCGGTTACTGTTGCCACGGGAGATAGAGCAGCAGATGGAGAGGATTCTGGCTGACACCTCAGAGCCGCAGCCTGGAGAGGAAACCCTCGCCGCCCTCACCGCAGGGGACAG AGTGCCTTGGGCGTGCGCCCGTAATGCCTACCTCAGACACGGCAAGAACAAGAAGTCTCTGGATACTGTGGAGAAAGCTGCTTTCTTTGTTACTCTGGATGACACAGAGCAGCGCTATGATCCAGCAAATCCTGTGGAGTCCCTTGACCATTACGCTAAATCGCTGCTCCATGGGAAGTGTTATGACAG GTGGTTTGATAAATCCATAAACTTAATTGTCTTCAAGAATGGAACCATGGGCCTTAATACAGAACATAGCTGGGCTGATGCTCCTATTGTTGGCCACCTCTGGGAG CAAGTGCTCTCGATGGACCCTGTTAAGCTGGGCTACACAGCAGATGGCCACTGTAGAGGAGAACCTCACCCTAATCTCCCTGGACCTCAAAGACTACAGTGGAATATTCCACCTGAG TGCCAGACTATGATTGCCAACTCTCTGTCCGTGGCTGTGGCTTTGGCTAATGATGTGGACTCGCACATCATCCCCTTCAGTGACTTTGGGAAAGGTCTGATCAAGAAGTGCAAGATCAGTCCTGATGCCTTCATCCAGCTTGCACTGCAGCTGGCCCATTATAGG GACAAAGGAAAGTTCTGCTTGACTTATGAGGCATCCATGACACGTTTATTCAGAGAAGGCCGTACAGAAACTGTGCGCTCCTGCACCATGGAATCCTGTGCTTTTGTCCGTGCCATGATCAACAACAAAACG AGAGAAGAGAAACTTCGTTTGCTAACCCAGGCCGCTGAGAAACACCAGCAGATGTATAGGCTGGCAATGACTGGTCAGGGCATTGACCGCCATCTCTTTTGCCTCTACGTAGTGTCTAAGTACCTTGGACAGGACTCCCCATTCCTCCAGGAG GTGCTGTCAGAGCCTTGGAGACTCTCCACTAGTCAGACTCCTTTTCAGCAGGGGGAGCTGTTTGATCTGGTGAATCACCCAGAGTATGTAACCACTGGAGGAGGCTTTGGACCG GTTGCAGATGATGGTTATGGTGTGGCCTATGTGATTGTTGGTGAAAAACTCATCAATTTCCACATCTCTTCCAAGTGTTCCAGTCCAGAGACG gactctcaTCGCTTTGGAAACAATATCAGGCAAGCAATGCTTGATATGCTGAATCTGTTTCAGCTTGACAAAAGGAACCTAAAGTGA
- the igf2a gene encoding insulin-like growth factor 2a, with protein sequence MDDYHLFCASCRKTGKKQTTMRSLIHSFFILSLFMVASPVRTGETLCGGELVDTLQFVCGADGFYISRPNRSNSRRPQKGIVEECCFRSCELRLLQQYCAKPVKSERDVSSSLLQAFPVSQALHKDITGGPPGVKYSKYEVWQRKPAQRLRRGVPSILLARKFRRQVEKIQDEEQASFHRPLMTLPNRHPAILPHIQINASHK encoded by the exons ATGGATGATTACCATCTGTTCTGTGCATCGTGCCGAAAAacggggaaaaaacaaacaacg ATGCGCTCACTGAtacattcatttttcattctgtCATTGTTCATGGTCGCATCCCCCGTAAGGACAGGGGAGACTCTTTGCGGTGGAGAACTAGTGGATACTCTTCAGTTCGTGTGTGGAGCAGATGGGTTTTATATCA GCAGGCCGAACAGATCAAACAGCCGCCGTCCTCAGAAAGGAATAGTGGAAGAATGCTGCTTTCGGAGCTGCGAGCTGCGTCTACTGCAGCAGTACTGCGCAAAGCCTGTGAAGTCCGAGCGAGATGTTTCCTCCAGCTTGCTGCAGGCCTTCCCAGTATCACAGGCTCTTCACAAG GACATCACAGGAGGGCCTCCTGGTGTGAAGTATTCCAAATATGAAGTATGGCAAAGAAAGCCTGCCCAGAGGTTAAGGAGAGGGGTCCCATCCATCCTGCTTGCCAGAAAGTTTAGGAGACAGGTGGAGAAAATCCAAGACGAGGAGCAAGCCAGTTTCCACCGGCCCCTCATGACCCTTCCCAACAGACACCCTGCCATCCTTCCACACATTCAGATCAACGCGTCCCACAAATGA